The genomic interval AGGGTGTTATTCTGGCTACAGAAACATAAAGTAGCAGTTACTATTTGACAGCCACAGTATGTCAAAGGCAGGCATCCTCCCAGTGCAACAGCAAACGTAATAATATGTGACTAAAGTGATAAGTCCAAATTACTATAGTTTAGGCAGGTCTTTAAGGAACTCATTGATATCGTCTTCCTAAATTGTACATAAATTGTATATAAaatgtctcaatggacatgaatttgagcaaactccaggaaatagtgaagaacagagaagcctggcatgctgcaggccattgggtctcagagtcggacatgatttagcgaccgaacaacaacaaaataaaaggtCTCAGAAAAATGTTTTAGTGTGGGTTTGGTCCAATTCTTCCTCTCATGGAAAAATGAATTCTGGAACATCTCTTGTATTGACCATGACTCAGCACTACACATGAGATAAACAGTTGAGAACACTAAACTCTTGCTTTGAGGTAGTTTCTTAAGAAAGGAATATTGAATCCCATTCctgcctttatttttcattaggTGTTCTCTCTTCAACTGCCTTAGTTCTTCCACTTTTTCTGATTACCACCTGTCCTAACCCAAACTGGGCTTCTCTGGATAATCACCTCTGGTTCAACTCTACCGCCCTCTATACGCATGCAGCAAGATGAGGCTCCCCAGAGCGGCTTCTTTCATCCCtttctgctgaagaattgatgcttttcaattgtagtgctggagaagactcttgagagtcccttggacagcaaggagatcaaaccagtccatcctaaaggaaatcaaccctgactattcattggaaggactgatactgaagctgaaggtccaatatttggccacctgatgcaaagacctgactcactggaaaaaactgatgttgggaaagatggaggtcaggaggagaagggggcaacagaggaagagaagattggatggaatcacctactcagtggacatgagtttgagcaaacaccagaagacagtgaaggacagggaagcctgacatgctgcaggtCATGAGGtggcagagtcgaacatgacttagcaactgaacaacaattaccAAATAAGTCACTACATAATCTGTCTGCTACTTGGACTTTGGACTATTTTTATTATGATGGGGTGGAAAAATTTTCTGCTTTGAAGATCAGACTCCTGTCTTTTCATGGATGCACAGTATTTTTTGAAACACAAATGTCTCCCATTCTACATCTACTACAGCCCTTATGCATTAAAACAATAATGCAATTAATCATAATTATTTCCTATTGATAagattttatgttttggcttatttttatatcaaaaaCTAAGATTCACTCAAATAAAATCTCTATACTCAACGGTTATGGCAATATTTCTGTGAGATTCTTAAGACTTGAAGTTTCTAGAATaagtattaaattatatattttaaaacatactttacaatattgtattggtgtaattaacctccaattaaaataaataaatttatattaaaaaaataaaatcctcaaagatgatgctgttaaaaaaaaaccaacatacTTTAGTGATAGATTGAGGGAGGAAAGGTTTCAGCATTCCCCCTGTGGAATGGATAATTTCTTGATTCTTATTCTTTCTGGTCATTAGCAATTTTTAGTTGTTTGgttaaaaatgatgaaattgaaaagaaataaagtcatagCAATATAATAAGGGGGAATAGAAAAACTAagaggagaaaaagtgaaaaatcttaagttttaaacaaaaaaatatttttgaatgagaaaaatgaggaattataaaaatattcaaagtgaAAGTTAGCTAAAATgtactctttctcctcctcctctccttccgtCTCCCCTTTCAAATGTTTGCAAAGGCATCCAACAGCTACAaattaagtaattatttttaGCAATATACTGAAATGTGAAGGATTTTGGAGGAAAAGTCTTGAAATGAGAAATTTGTTCAGGAAATTTCTGTGGGAAAAAAGATTGGTTTAAAGCATCTCATCTGGAAGATGTAATGTGATGAGTCTTCATAGGAACGAAGAGAAACAGTGAGGAAGAACATCATGATTTAAGCAGAAGCAAAGTCAAATAATAGGTCTTCATCAATGGATGTAATTGACCACAATGCCTATTCTCACATGGGTTAAAAATGTTGACCTCCAAGAGCTGGCTTGTTCACCAAGACCCAGTAGAAACCAGACTCAcatggggaagattcccttgtGTGTTCATCAAGAGGGTGCTGCCTGGGGTTTCCTCctgcccaccagcttcctcagACCCTGTTTCAGGTCTTTGTTTCTTAGGCTGTAGATAAAAGGATTGAGCATGGAGGACAGAACTGTGTAGACAATTGTTGCCACGTGGTCCCTGACAGTGTAGGTGGACACAGGCTGTAAATAGACATAGAAGATGCTTCCATAAAAGAGTGTTACCACAGTGAGGTGAGAcccacaggtggagaaggctttgTGTTTCCCAGCAGCTGAGGGAATTTTGAGAACCGTGATGAGGATTCGTACGTAAGAAAAAGCAATGCATAGAAAAGGAGTCACCAAAAAGGCAGATGCTTCTGTCATTAACACAATTTCATTGACAAATGTGGAGGAGCAGGATAATTTCATCAGAGGGCTGAGGTCACAGAGAAAATGATGGATAGTATTGGAGTCACAGAAAGTGAGGTGATTCAGTAGAAGTGTGTGTAGGAGGGAGTGGAAGTGAGGCAATGAGCAGGAGAAAGCCACCAGCAAGACACAGCGGTGGTGACTCATGATGGTGACATAGTGGAAGGGGtcacagatggccacatagcggtcaaaGGCCATGACTACTAGAAGCCAACTGTCAGTGTTGCCCAAggcatatataaaatacatctgGGTAAGGCACCCAGCATAGGAGATGGTCTTATGTGACACAAAGTTCACCAGCATCCTGGGGACAATGGTTGTTGTGAAGCAAACGtcagtgaaagacaggaaactcaaaaagaagtacatgggggtgtgcagTTGGGAGTCAGAGTGGATGGCCAGGATGATGAGCAGGTTCCCTGTTATGGTGACCAGATATATGATGAGGAAGAGGCTGAAGAGTGGCTTCTGGTCCTCAGGCCGGGAGGAGAGTCCCAGGAGGATGAATTCAGAGACTCTGCTGGTTTGGTTGAGTCTTTCCATTGACTTGGGTCTAAGTTATATGCAAGCTATTTTGTTATTTCACATGCTCCAATTCCATTGTTCAAATCAGGAGAACCCAACaagtctttatttcctctttttcgtTACCATTAGCAACTATACTTTcccaaagaatctgtctgcaatgcatgGGACCTGggtcaatcactgggttgggaagattccctggagaagggaatggctacccactccagtattcttgcctgatgaattccatggacagaaaaggcaggcaggctacagtccatagtgccactaacactttcactttcacagcaggTGTGCAGGTAAAGCTTGTCATCCTCATGGTCCATGATGTGGCCTTAGCTTCCCAAATCTGTGGGCATCATAAGGACCTTATATTGCAAGCTGTAGGGGCAGAAGAAGAGTTTTCCCATAGAATCCATCAGAGTGGTCTTCTTTGATTCAAGTTGCTTAGTTCCTATTCTGGGAAAAACTCTATTTCCCTAATGGGAACATagcaaaaaaatatttgctttgtgtAGTTTATGTTGTATTTTGGGAGATAGATCATGAACAAACAGAATATGTAACATTATATCAGGTGAAGAGAAGTTTTGTTAACAAAATAGGATAGTATAAGACAATGGAGATGGCTGGAGGGTGTGGATGGTGAAACACAGAAGTCACAGAaccatcattccttctaaagcaCATTCAGTTGTTATCCTGTTGGATTTAACTTTGCATGTCTGGGAAACTGGTAAGGGTTTGCTGGGACAACCAACAGGGCAATCTAAGAAGAATGGTGAAGTTAGGTCAACATTGTTCTATTTTCCTTGTTTGGGCACAGAATGGGAAGCTAATCCTCCTTACCTCATGGCATGAAATCATTTTGCAAGATTTTATGGAAGGAATATTTCTTCATGTATCTAGTGATTTGAGTGTATCAGtagttaaagcaaaaacaaccagtgtttacaaatacaaatacatattCCCTATGAAACCTATGGTAAGCATTTGACTAAATTCCATGATAAGGAATTGTGAAGCATGCATTGTTTCAGGAAACTAAGGTTTACAGAGGTGAAGCAGTTTGCTCATGGTTACTAACGAGTTGAATAGCAATCAGGTATCGAACACCAAGCTTATGCTCTTCAGCATTACGTACCTCTCCTCTAGTTTTGGTATATTTCTTGTCTATCACAATCAGGCACAAACACTGTTTCCCTCATTTTGACAGTTTCCTACATGAATTACGCTCCTATGTCCCTTAACTGACAATGTTTCTTCCTCCATGACCAGAATCCAtccttggagttgcaaaagagGTAGCCTGTCTTTCTGTGAAGTAGAGATGGAGGAAGTTGAAATTTTGAGTCTCCATGATAAACTGGCCAAAATCAGGTGGAAAAATTTGACTACGTGTGACCGCTGTGTGTCTAGTGAGTGGAGCTGGGGTCCTGGAGTGGACAGTGCCCTGGACTAAAGTTGAATTGTGGGAGTTTGATTTGTCCTCCATCACCTGTTCACAAACTCATTCTTGATGTTTAATGAATAGCAACTGAGATACTACGTCTGTAAAGCAGTGTATCACACACTGATCAATATTCAAAGATGAGGTATTTATGGAAGGATTGCCTGGGGGATGTG from Budorcas taxicolor isolate Tak-1 chromosome 11, Takin1.1, whole genome shotgun sequence carries:
- the LOC128056028 gene encoding olfactory receptor 1L8-like translates to MERLNQTSRVSEFILLGLSSRPEDQKPLFSLFLIIYLVTITGNLLIILAIHSDSQLHTPMYFFLSFLSFTDVCFTTTIVPRMLVNFVSHKTISYAGCLTQMYFIYALGNTDSWLLVVMAFDRYVAICDPFHYVTIMSHHRCVLLVAFSCSLPHFHSLLHTLLLNHLTFCDSNTIHHFLCDLSPLMKLSCSSTFVNEIVLMTEASAFLVTPFLCIAFSYVRILITVLKIPSAAGKHKAFSTCGSHLTVVTLFYGSIFYVYLQPVSTYTVRDHVATIVYTVLSSMLNPFIYSLRNKDLKQGLRKLVGRRKPQAAPS